In Primulina eburnea isolate SZY01 chromosome 14, ASM2296580v1, whole genome shotgun sequence, the following proteins share a genomic window:
- the LOC140812869 gene encoding LOW QUALITY PROTEIN: abscisate beta-glucosyltransferase-like (The sequence of the model RefSeq protein was modified relative to this genomic sequence to represent the inferred CDS: deleted 1 base in 1 codon), with the protein MASQSIRRQRVHIFFFPFVGGGHFIPMIDLSRLFASHGATSVILTIPNDAAVFQNSIQRDQESGLQIHLHTLQLPPDSAVLKTTDMSAPPLTDTSCLQEPLHNLLLSRRPDCIITDTFHRWAADVIDVTGVPRIIFNGNCCFSRCCDHVLETQLPHNKVESDSEPFLLPGRPDKIKLCRSQLPIFLRNGIEFPGKSKKSEQNSFGQVINSFYALEPAYVDYYRNVTGKKTWMVGPVSLYNRNQEDKAERGQPSAIDKYSCLNWLDSHKPNSVLYVSFGSLARMSSVQIYELASGLEASGKSFIWVVGKILGIEENGEAKKHFPDGFEERISSSKRGLIIKGWAPQLLILEHESVGGFMTHCGWNSTLEAVCAGVPMITWPLSAEQFYNEKLVAEVLKIGLRVGSEEWASWNMERKVVVGREKVEAAVRRLMGDDGGEVVEMRRRAKGLAVEGRRAVEEGGSSFSDMDALIKEIESFSR; encoded by the exons ATGGCTTCCCAATCCATTCGTCGGCAGCGGGTCCACATCTTCTTCTTTCCATTCGTTGGCGGCGGCCATTTTATCCCGATGATCGATCTCTCCAGGCTCTTCGCCTCCCACGGCGCTACCTCCGTTATCCTCACCATCCCAAACGATGCTGCCGTGTTCCAGAATTCCATCCAAAGAGACCAAGAATCCGGCCTCCAAATCCACCTCCACACCCTCCAACTGCCGCCTGATTCCGCCGTCCTCAAGACCACCGATATGTCAGCGCCGCCGTTGACTGATACCTCATGCCTTCAAGAACCACTCCACAACCTCCTCCTCAGCCGCCGCCCCGACTGCATTATCACCGACACCTTCCACCGCTGGGCTGCTGATGTCATCGACGTTACTGGAGTTCCAAGAATTATATTCAATGGAAACTGCTGTTTTTCCAGATGCTGCGACCACGTTCTTGAAACCCAATTGCCGCATAACAAAGTGGAATCTGATTCGGAGCCTTTTTTGTTGCCGGGACGTCCGGATAAGATAAAACTTTGTAGATCCCAGCTGCCGATTTTCCTCAGAAATGGAATCGAATTCCCTGGAAAGTCCAAGAAATCTGAGCAGAACAGTTTCGGACAGGTAATCAATAGCTTCTACGCCCTGGAGCCAGCATATGTGGATTATTACAGAAATGTAACCGGGAAAAAAACTTGGATGGTGGGGCCTGTTTCTTTATACAACAGGAATCAAGAGGACAAGGCGGAAAGAGGGCAGCCATCCGCCATTGATAAGTATAGCTGCTTGAATTGGCTTGATTCACATAAACCCAATTCAGTTCTCTACGTAAGTTTCGGCAGTTTAGCTCGAATGAGCAGTGTGCAGATATACGAACTTGCTTCTGGACTTGAAGCATCGGGGAAAAGTTTTATATGGGTAGTCGGAAAAATTCTTGGAATCGAAGAGAATGGAGAGGCTAAAAAACACTTTCCAGATGGATTTGAAGAGAGAATCTCAAGTTCTAAACGGGGATTGATCATCAAGGGATGGGCCCCACAGTTGTTGATCTTGGAACATGAATCAGTTGGAGGATTCATGACGCATTGCGGATGGAATTCGACGCTCGAG GCAGTTTGCGCTGGCGTGCCGATGATCACGTGGCCTCTTTCGGCGGAGCAGTTTTATAATGAGAAGCTGGTGGCTGAGGTGTTGAAGATTGGGTTGAGGGTGGGGAGCGAGGAGTGGGCTTCGTGGAATATGGAGAGGAAGGTGGTGGTGGGGAGGGAGAAGGTGGAGGCGGCGGTGCGTAGGTTGATGGGCGATGACGGCGGTGAGGTGGTAGAAATGAGGCGGCGGGCTAAGGGTCTGGCGGTGGAGGGAAGGAGGGCGGTGGAGGAAGGAGGCTCTTCCTTTAGTGATATGGATGCTTTGATTAAAGAGATCGAGTCCTTTTCCCGGTAa
- the LOC140812855 gene encoding scopoletin glucosyltransferase-like has translation MGQLHGFLFPLLAQGHMIPSLEMAKLFISRGVKATIISTPFFAAPIKETQESGIDIGLKIIKFPSPESGLPDHVVSLELANTDELVSQFGKAIAMMQEPFEELVRKFKPDFIVSDMFLPWTVDSAAKFDIPRLVFHGTSCLALCVAEQMQRHKPLKNVSSDSESFSLPDLPHRLEFLRTQICPEEFEEHESDFARLLKQVRESDWRSYGVLVNSFYELEAAYSDHYRTVLGRRSWNIGPLFLCNSGNNEGRGHRGKKSAVDADKWKSWLDSKEPDSVVYACFGSITSFTHAQLHEIGIGLEASGQDFVWVLRKCENKDDEIEDWMPEGFEERTKDKGLIIRGWAPQLKILNHPAIGVFVTHCGWNSTLEGICAGVPMVTWPLFAEQFFNEKLVTDVLKTGVSVGNKIWRAVGSEGVASAAVSTAVRRVMVGEEAEEIRCRAKEWKEMARKVVGEGGSSYNDLSALIDELSKQ, from the coding sequence atgggTCAGCTACATGGTTTCCTGTTTCCCTTGTTGGCTCAAGGTCACATGattccctcgctagaaatggcCAAATTATTCATTTCAAGAGGTGTGAAAGCCACCATAATCTCCACTCCTTTCTTTGCAGCACCCATCAAAGAAACTCAAGAATCAGGGATCGATATAggtttaaaaataatcaaattccCAAGTCCAGAATCCGGATTACCGGATCATGTCGTTAGCCTCGAGCTAGCAAACACGGATGAATTAGTTTCACAGTTTGGTAAAGCCATAGCTATGATGCAAGAACCATTTGAGGAGCTTGTCCGAAAATTCAAGCCAGATTTTATTGTTTCAGACATGTTCTTGCCTTGGACTGTCGATTCTGCCGCGAAATTCGATATCCCGAGATTGGTTTTCCATGGCACGAGCTGTTTAGCGCTCTGTGTGGCGGAGCAAATGCAGCGGCACAAGCCTTTGAAGAATGTTTCCTCGGATTCGGAATCCTTTTCCCTGCCTGATCTTCCTCACCGGCTTGAGTTTCTCAGGACACAAATATGTCCAGAAGAGTTCGAAGAACATGAGAGTGACTTTGCCAGGCTTCTAAAGCAAGTGAGGGAATCGGATTGGAGAAGCTACGGTGTTTTGGTAAACAGTTTCTACGAGCTGGAAGCTGCTTACTCTGATCATTACAGGACGGTTTTGGGAAGAAGATCGTGGAACATAGGCCCTTTATTTTTATGCAACAGTGGAAATAATGAAGGAAGAGGACACAGGGGGAAGAAATCTGCCGTTGATGCAGACAAATGGAAGTCATGGCTGGACTCAAAAGAGCCTGATTCTGTTGTTTACGCCTGTTTCGGAAGCATAACAAGCTTTACTCATGCTCAGTTACACGAAATCGGAATCGGGCTCGAAGCATCGGGGCAAGATTTCGTATGGGTACTTAGAAAATGTGAAAACAAAGATGATGAAATCGAAGATTGGATGCCCGAAGGATTCGAAGAACGAACGAAAGACAAAGGGTTGATCATCAGAGGATGGGCGCCGCAGTTGAAGATTCTAAATCATCCGGCAATAGGGGTTTTCGTGACGCACTGTGGATGGAATTCGACTTTGGAAGGCATATGCGCCGGGGTCCCTATGGTGACATGGCCCTTGTTCGCAGAACAGTTTTTTAACGAAAAATTGGTGACTGATGTTTTGAAGACCGGTGTTTCTGTTGGGAATAAAATATGGCGGGCAGTCGGCAGCGAAGGGGTGGCGAGTGCGGCGGTGTCTACGGCGGTGCGGCGTGTAATGGTAGGTGAAGAGGCGGAAGAAATCAGATGCAGAGCTAAGGAGTGGAAGGAAATGGCAAGAAAGGTTGTTGGAGAAGGAGGATCTTCTTACAATGATTTAAGTGCATTGATTGATGAATTAAGCAAACAATAA
- the LOC140811923 gene encoding CBS domain-containing protein CBSX2, chloroplastic-like encodes MDSIAALLPGAISTVHCHSSPCTLMYYSNSGLPKPAVAVDSSICVRWRQWHRDSRFRRSQNLQNAAGTANSVPTREGIYTVGDFMTTKEHLYVVRPSTTVSEALETLVEKRITGFPVIDDNWKLVGVVSDYDLLALDSISGGSQQETNMFPDVDSTWKTFNEIQRLLGKTSGKVVGDVMTPTPLAVRENTNLEDAARLLLRTKYRRLPVVDGEGKLIGIITRGNVVQAALQIKQANEKM; translated from the exons ATGGACTCCATTGCTGCTCTTCTTCCGGGAGCTATCTCCACCGTCCATTGCCACTCTTCACCCTGCACCCTCATGTACTATTCAAATTCCGGCCTCCCCAAGCCCGCCGTTGCTGTTGATTCATCTATCTGCGTCCGATGGCGCCAGTGGCACCGTGATTCTCGATTTCGACGGTCCCAGAATCTTCAGAACGCCGCGGGTACCGCAAATTCAGTCCCC ACACGAGAAGGAATTTACACTGTTGGTGATTTTATGACAACTAAAGAGCATTTGTATGTTGTAAGACCTTCAACTACTGTCTCTGAAG CACTAGAGACTCTTGTTGAGAAAAGAATTACTGGATTTCCTGTGATTGATGACAACTGGAAGTTG GTCGGTGTGGTTTCTGACTATGATTTGTTGGCACTTGACTCCATTTCAG GTGGCAGTCAACAGGAGACAAATATGTTTCCAGATGTCGACAGTACCTGGAAA ACATTCAATGAAATTCAGAGGCTATTAGGTAAAACTAGTGGGAAGGTTGTTGGGGACGTTATGACTCCCACCCCCCTTGCTGTGCGTGAAAACACCAATCTTGAGGATGCTGCAAG GTTATTGCTCAGAACAAAATACCGCCGGCTACCAGTTGTTGATGGTGAAGGGAAGTTG ATTGGAATTATTACTCGGGGCAATGTTGTTCAAGCTGCCCTTCAGATTAAGCAAGCTAACGAGAAAATGTGA